aattgttaTGTCTGTATTTCACTTGCTCTGTTTATACACCTGAACAAATCAACTGACTTGATTTAACAGGTTTCAATGGGATATGGGACTATCACGGCTTATGCTTTGATGAGCTTAGAACCACGTGGAATACTTTTTGTCAAACCCGGAATGgaggtttttgtttttttatttctacttcTTAATACGTTTACCAACAAATATGCAGATAAAGATAGCATGACAATTTTCATAACTCAGTGTTATTGGGGCCACAAATTCTTATTTCATACACTTGCAGGCTTATGATGGCATGATTATTGGTGAACATTCACGAGATACTGATCTTGatgtaattttttcttaatcatttaattgcaAATTGTTAGTGTGATTTCCAGTTGATTAATATCAAGTATTGCTCATCACAGGTTAATCCAGTGCGAAGTAAGGAGCTAAATAATATTCGTGCTGCATCCAAAGATGAGAATGTGAAACTAACCCCACCTCGCCTTGTATGCactttaattctttttatttattattttctttcaatttttttgctCTGTTCTCGATCTAAAGTGGTTATCTGGAAGTTCTAAAGGAACTTATTTGTAGTTTAATAGCATAAAAAAAGCCTTTGTTATTAGGTTCTGGAAGACAAACCTTTTTTGCTGGTACACATAAGTGAATCTGCAACGCCCCTCCCCCGTGTTGCTTTTGAAGCAATTGATCTATAGTTGCCTTCTCATTTTTACAATACTTTAGACTAACCACTGCAAAACCGTTGACAGTTTACCTTTTTGCGGAAATTCCACAGAACTTTGAAAATGCATAGTATGAGAAAGCTTGAAATTCCAATAAGTGTAGAAAGTTACTCAACAgtttaaaagagaaataacaaGCTGCACTTTTCATGCAGATGTCTCTCGAGGAAGCAATAGGGTACGTTGCATCTGATGAGCTCATTGAGGTATGTCCACTTCTTGTACACAAGTTTCATCTGATGAACTCCGATTTTGTACACGTTTCATCTTCATCTGAAATAAAGAAGAATTATAAACTTGTTTTTCTTTGCATAATATGATATTGTTTGAGGAAATTTTGCATTGGCTATGCAGGTTACGCCAAATGCTATTCGGTTAAGGAAGAGATATCTGGACGTCAACAAACGAAAAACAATGAGTAAAAGGTCGAAGGATTGATTATCTTCCCTAAGACGTACAATTATGtgagtttttattaattcttttatGCGCGTTATACATCATTTCTACCGTTACCGTTGTCTGGTTTTACCATAGCTGCAGTTGAGGTAAGAACACGTAGGTGTAACgcatagtattatttatatttggtgCACAAAGAGGTTTATATGGAATAAGATATATACAGATTGAATTGCAACTCCTACCTTGCTTGTATACTGTCGAAATAGAGATCGAGTTTTACTATTTGCTACAGTGAATTTGTTAGGATTCTTGAGTTTTATGTTTGTATTTCAGAACAATCTATTAGACATttagaatttgattttgatcagtgattgaattaaaatgttaGTCATGGTTCTACAGTTTTGACGATTCTGATTTTAACAATTAAGGTCAAGTCTATTTGTAGGACCTTGTAATTTGGATTCGTTTTTCGAATATTAATACTCTTTCCATTCCACCATAAGTGACTcgtatttcattttagaatGTCATGTGCGAAAATTCACAAGTGATAGCATATAACGTTTCTGcttaaaaaaatctataaatatacgaAACGtacaaatattgaaatatatgCCAGAATTATGCTCTAGCAAATTATTGGTTGGAATTCACCTTGGTctccaaatattttttcttttttacatttttaaatgcATGActgcaaatataaaaaatattttattctaaaatctagcaaatatttttcataataatgtAGGGCGACGTAACTTGAAGTAACAATCTATATTCAAAATTAGCTCACActaacatttaaataaaaaaacatctcAAATGTCCACCTTACATGAAACTACACAAGCCTAAAGATGCACTTGTATATTTCAAATAGttggaaatttaattttagtaaatcACGTGATTCATGAAGCCAAATACTATCTTGACTCATGAGTCATGAACCATGCAATACATGTATCCCAATCATGTTTCCTGGATCATATGATCAAGTTGAAGGTGAAGCAATGAAGCAATCATGATCTATTCGACCTAAAAATGGATACAATCTTATCAAAATCTAAGATAACAATTAATAATGTATGTGAAACATCCAATTCAACCACGTTCTATATTCTACTCTCATGCACCAATCACataatatttcttatttcttgtTACACTCCTATAAGTAGGGCAAGAAAACATAAGTActtcaaacataaaaaaaagaaaagaataacaccattccaaaaaaaatggcATTCCCCAAAGGTGTAGAATCTGCGCAAGAGCTCCTTGACGTTCAAGCTCATATTTGGAACCAGACATTCAACTACATAAACTCGATGTCCCTAAAATGCGCGATACAATTAGGCATACCCGATGCCATCCACAAACACGGAAAGCCTATGACGCTTTCCCAATTACTCAATGCCCTATCCATCAACAAGGCCAAATCCAATGGCCTCTTTCGTCTAATCCGGATCCTAGTCCACTCCAAGTTCTTCGAAAAGGTCAAGATTTTGTCTGACAACAAgcaagaggaagaagatgCTTATTGTCTCACACGGGCTTCTCGTCTCCTTGTGAGGGATGATCCCTTGAGCCTGGCAGCTTACCCAGTGGCTCTGATAGACGCCTTCTTCGTCGATGCATTCCATCACATGAGTGAATGGTTCGTTGACGATCAGCCCTCTCCATTTCACACCAAGAATGGGAAGAGTGTTTGGGAGTATGCAGAGATTGACCAAGGCTACAATCAAATGATCAATAAGGCAATGGAGGCTGATGCAAGACTTGTGAGTAGTATACTCGTTCAAGAATACAAGCAAGTGTTCGAGGGGCTGGAGACGATGGTGGATGTCGCGGGTGGCACGGGTATGGTGGCGAGAGGCGTGGCCGCAACCTTCCCTGGCTTGAAATGTGTTGTCTTTGATCTTCCACATGTTGTAGCTGGCATGGAAGGGTCTGAGAAGTTGAGCTTTGTTGGTGGGGACATGTTTCACTCTATTCCTCATGCAGATGCAGTTTTTCTCAAGGTATGTGATCtcatttaattactttattgaCCCTACATTTGACCAACTAATTctaactcatattttattataaaattgatatataaaattatgtccCACGTTCCGTTAATTTTTTCTAACCATTTTTAAtagtacatttcttaaaacatttGCCGAATCAAAGCGGGATAcatattgtgggacggagggaatataaagAAGTGCTCCATTCGTCCCAGAAAGTTTATCACATATTTCTAATTGTCTCTTCATCCACCATTTAAAAAACCATATTACCATTCTGAGGCATCCATGATTTTAAGatctatttacattttttctcacttttaaATGTAGAtcccatattctactaacttttacTAACCTTTTCCCttcacaaattcaaacaatttcttaaaagtcCTTaccaaatgaagaaaaagagaatataaataatgtacttaTTTTGTCTCACTACAAGTGATTTATATTTCGCTTATGTTTATCCACAGTACAAGTGATCAGTTTcaatttttgcaaaaataacactactctctccttactttattctctctttatttttctatattattctttctcatactttatttaatatagtGGATATTGCACGACTGGACGGATGAAGAATGTGTTACAATACTGAAGAACTGCAAGGAAGCCATAGCTCCAAGCCTCAACAATGGGAAGAAGGTGATTATTGTGGACATGGTTGTGGGTGAAGATAGAGAAGACAATGAAGCTACAGAAACTAAGCTCCTTTTTGATGTTCAAATGATGGCTCTGGTTACTGGGAAAGAAAGAACCATGAAAGAATGGGCCAACATATTCTATGCTTCTGgcttcacaaaatataatatcactCCCTTTGGATTAAGGTCTGTGATTGAGGTTTATCCTTAATGTTCATTGTCTAATTGTGTGTAATAACGTTTCATCTATAGGATATGATGAgacatgcaataaattataaagaattGTTGTGTGAGTCTATCAAATGTATTTCTAGTCACTGTGTTACTTAATCATGTTTGTTTAACTTTTATATTtcagtataatattattaagaaatgttattaattttgtattccCTCCGCCCCACTTAAAGtgacacattttattttttgggatgtcccactCTAAATTACATATAGAAACATCATTCTATCTACTCTTTCCTTCCCTCTTTAGTCTCTCCACTTTACACACAAAACaccactgcataaaatcttgtgccgaatTAGAAATGTTCCACATAGAGTGGgccggagggagtacataagtGTGCCTGTGTTTTTTTAAacctagtactccctccatccaatAATAGATGACACACTTGAGTaatgacatgagattttagaaaatgttattttgtgtattgagtggagagagaaaataatacatttatattaatgtgagataaaacttttttcataaaaggtaatgtgacatcttttacgggacaaactaaaaaggaaagtgtgacatctattatgggacgaaggagTAGTTCTTTAGTACTCATTCAGGCTCATAAAATTAGGAACATTAGAgatgacatgagttttaatgcaatattggtaatgtaagagagaggtagaaagaaaatgtaattgaagtattgttagttgAGAATAAGGtccatcaaattaaataagagaaaaaatcttaccataaattaaagattactatttttgtgggatgatccaaaatggaaaagaactatatatttttttggaacaGAATATTATCATATAGTAAATCACAAACAGTTAAACTGCCCAAAGATAAAGCAAACCGTAGTAAGATCAATTGATTGTTAATTTTACGATTGAAATATGAGCTAAacatttaagaaattattaaattacagAATTTCCATTGAATTTTCATAGTTGCGCAACATTAGTTTATACTCAATCTATTCATAAAATAACTGGGACGCTCaaatttaaagtattatttactttttatattttaagttagGTGAATCTCGCAcactactaatttattatgcacatattattaaatatatataatgagatttatattttattaattatttctactCTACTAATTCattatgcacattttattgaaaactaatatataatgagatttatattttactaattatttctattaacTTTATTCACagtactatttcttaaaaatttacaCCAAGTTAAAGGGAGGGGTAATTAGTGTTTGCCAATTGACTTTAAAGACAAAAACTGTAGTTGAATCTTTTTGTGGCCCCGCGGCCGTTGACGCATGAGATTGGAGGTTATTATCAAGAGGATCAATTATGGTTTTGCATCCATCCTTGTGATGATATGAACCCCAGCCTATTGAAAAGAGATAAGTGTCTTAACAATTGAATTGCACTTTGTCGTCACGAATTATTTGACCATCTCCTTTTGTTTAGTGCACTAACGGCTGAAACGAAAGTTACTTTTCCTATCCTATCTATATATTATTCCCATTCACGTAACACATATCGACTCTTTGCCGACTTACGTAATTTCGGCAATACCTCAACCCaatcccaattttttttattattgggCCCAAGATGgagtaaaatttgaaatcaaacCAATATAATTTCGAAAGTACACTGTTTGTCAAGTTGTTGGTATCTATCGGTTGTCAATGTCATGTCATATCTAATACACTATCCGTCTCGCgataaaagttttattttgccattttggtcgTCCCGTAATAAGAAACCTATtccatttttaccataaaatttcatcattcgaTCATCGTCAGAATGTATGTAATttagatctcgttagaatcctcataaaattaactttaatttgatatattttttataaaaaaataatttaaatcgagagagttacgtaaatttatagtttaagatgattttaaggagagagaaaatagtactccatctatttcttcatagttgagtcatttttccatttcggaaagtttcttcgtaattgagttatttctatatatattaacctttttctctttcttactttactctctctactttattcactttatactttattctatctaccttttcctctctcttacttttttatctatttatttaacatactcaatattcttttttaaaactccgtgccgaaaagtttcgcctcaactatggcgaaacggagggagtaagttttaatacattttaaaatttaaaatataatccacttgacattattttaatcattagatcatctaatcaaATAGCTAGGACTTATTTgagattattaattagttagcaattgatcataaTCCTAACCttatttatctaataatgtatTTGTTATTTGAAAGGTCTATATCATGATTGTGTCTTTTACACTGCATTCTTGGCTTCCATATCTCTATAAATACCTTGTTCTACTTATTTTTCAATCACACAACaacattcaaataaaatagatcACATTTAGCTAacactaatatttaaaaaaaatctcatccaCCTTACTTGAAACTACACAAGCCTAAGGAATAAGGAAAGCATTTAACATGTTTCATATAGTTGTAAAATTAAGttttagtaattaatcacGTGATTCATGAAGACCAATATATAGAACTATCATGAATCATGCATTACATGTAATGTAATCGTGAACAAGGCATAGTTACTAATGTATTCAAATAAAGCAATGAAGCAATCGTGAACTATTCGATCCAAAAACTAACATAATCTTACCAAAATCtttcataataattaataatgtatgtGAAACATATATGTTCCATCTATAAGTAGGGAAACAAGGCATAATTACTTCACACAAAAAAATACCACCACTCCAGAAAATGGCATTTCCAAATGGTGTAGAATCTGCACAAGAACTCCTTGACGCTCAAGCTCATGTTTGGAACAATTTCTTTACAATCCTCACCGAGCCAACATGACTCTTTATATCatggacggagagaatataaatattgttctCCATCCATCCCACTACAAGTGAATGGTAttcatttaaatgtttgtttcATCACaagttattaattttcaattttagcaaaaaaaaaaaaactacacatttattctttttatttctctattaattctctctttcttttctattttattctcactcatactttattctctatagTGGATATTGCACAACTGGAGCGACGAAGATTGTGTTGCCATACTAAAGAAATGCAAGGAAGCCACAGCTTCGAGCATCAACAATGAGAGGAAGGTGATTATTATGGACATGATTGTGGGTGAAGAtagagaagatgatgaagcTACTGAAACTAAGCTCCTTTTTGATGTTCGAGTTCTGGCTCTGGCTGCAGGGAAAGAAAGATCCATGAAAGAATGGGCCAACATCTTCTATGCTTCTGGCTTCACAAGAtataatattactcccttAGGATTGAGGTCTGTGATTGAGGTTTATCCTTAATTGTGTTCTGTTTATTGTCTTGTTTAAAATAAGATCATCTCTACTTGAAACATGTCATAAATTGTTGTGTTTGTCTATATCAAATGTATTTCTGTTTTCTAGTCAATGTGTGTCTATGTGTCACTTAATaatgtgtattttacttttataattgatattaAGATCGATTAATGTTTGTAGATATGTGTGCTTGTGTGTTTTAAATTGACTAACTATTtgtttagtactccctccgtccggcATTAGAAATTCCGACTGatcattttcatccgtctggcattaggagtcccggttagatatttctataaaaagtgaaataaaaatattataaaataacacacTAAAAAGCACAAGTAAAAACACAtccaaagaataaagcaaataataatgcaaaatgagtctcacattCAATTATCACACTCCAATTATTACACAttcaaacatttcttaaaatccgcacccaactcaaccgggtggaatactattttttgtctcatttattttgaGGCGTTTATTTTGGGGTATATAAagattaagataaaataaacaaaaaaaaaaagaaaaaaaaaaaagagtaggGGTTGGCCTGAAATTCGATGAGCCGACCCGATTGACATATCTAGTAAGAACATACAATTTCCAAGATTCTCatgattaatataaatagaaattcatcaatttccaAGGCTTCCTAGTTTTCCTCccatttatataatatacgCATTTTCATAATACATGATACATCTCGACTCTATGTCACCTTTCGTTAATTGGATATGTCCTCggcctttttaattttttatcNNNNNNNNNNNNNNNNNNNNNNNNNNNNNNNNNNNNNNNNNNNNNNNNNNNNNNNNNNNNNNNNNNNNNNNNNNNNNNNNNNNNNNNNNNNNNNNNNNNNttattttgtgtattgagggagagagaaaataatacatttatattaattaaaaaacttttttaaaaggaAGGAATTTTTTAGGGGAAAAACAAAAGGGAAAACATCTATTAGAAGGGTAGTTCTTTAGTACTCATTCGGCTCATAAAATTGGGAAATTAGAATGAATGAGTTTTTGCAATTTTGGGTAATGTgagaagtaaaagaaagaatttgaattttggggaaatttccacaaaaaaaaaaaaaattttccaaaaaaaaaggaaatttttaTGTCCAAAATgggcattttttttaaattttatcaatagAAATCCAAACATTTAAAACCCCAAAGGAAAACCGTAGaagataattattttaattttacttaaaatatgagctcatttaagaaattattaaattaaaaattttcccaTTAATTTTCATGGGCGCAACATTAGTTTAACCAATCTATTCATAAAATAACTGGGACGCTCaaatttaaagtattatttactttttatattttaagttagGTGAATCTCGCAcactactaatttattatgcacatattattaaatatatataatgagatttatattttattaattatttctactCTACTAATTCattatgcacattttattgaaaactaatatataatgagatttatattttactaattatttctattaacTTTATTCACagtactatttcttaaaaatttacaCCAAGTTAAAGGGAGGGGTAATTAGTGTTTGCCAATTGACTTTAAAGACAAAAACTGTAGTTGAATCTTTTTGTGGCCCCGCGGCCGTTGACGCATGAGATTGGAGGTTATTATCAAGAGGATCAATTATGGTTTTGCATCCATCCTTGTGATGATATGAACCCCAGCCTATTGAAAAGAGATAAGTGTCTTAACAATTGAATTGCACTTTGTCGTCACGAATTATTTGACCATCTCCTTTTGTTTAGTGCACTAACGGCTGAAACGAAAGTTACTTTTCCTATCCTATCTATATATTATTCCCATTCACGTAACACATATCGACTCTTTGCCGACTTACGTAATTTCGGCAATACCTCAACCCaatcccaattttttttattattgggCCCAAGATGgagtaaaatttgaaatcaaacCAATATAATTTCGAAAGTACACTGTTTGTCAAGTTGTTGGTATCTATCGGTTGTCAATGTCATGTCATATCTAATACACTATCCGTCTCGCgataaaagttttattttgccattttggtcgTCCCGTAATAAGAAACCTATtccatttttaccataaaatttcatcattcgaTCATCGTCAGAATGTATGTAATttagatctcgttagaatcctcataaaattaactttaatttgatatattttttataaaaaaataatttaaatcgagagagttacgtaaatttatagtttaagatgattttaaggagagagaaaatagtactccatctatttcttcatagttgagtcatttttccatttcggaaagtttcttcgtaattgagttatttctatatatattaacctttttctctttcttactttactctctctactttattcactttatactttattctatctaccttttcctctctcttacttttttatctatttatttaacatactcaatattcttttttaaaactccgtgccgaaaagtttcgcctcaactatggcgaaacggagggagtaagttttaatacattttaaaatttaaaatataatccacttgacattattttaatcattagatcatctaatcaaATAGCTAGGACTTATTTgagattattaattagttagcaattgatcataaTCCTAACCttatttatctaataatgtatTTGTTATTTGAAAGGTCTATATCATGATTGTGTCTTTTACACTGCATTCTTGGCTTCCATATCTCTATAAATACCTTGTTCTACTTATTTTTCAATCACACAACaacattcaaataaaatagatcACATTTAGCTAacactaatatttaaaaaaaatctcatccaCCTTACTTGAAACTACACAAGCCTAAGGAATAAGGAAAGCATTTAACATGTTTCATATAGTTGTAAAATTAAGttttagtaattaatcacGTGATTCATGAAGACCAATATATAGAACTATCATGAATCATGCATTACATGTAATGTAATCGTGAACAAGGCATAGTTACTAATGTATTCAAATAAAGCAATGAAGCAATCGTGAACTATTCGATCCAAAAACTAACATAATCTTACCAAAATCtttcataataattaataatgtatgtGAAACATATATGTTCCATCTATAAGTAGGGAAACAAGGCATAATTACTTCACACAAAAAAATACCACCACTCCAGAAAATGGCATTTCCAAATGGTGTAGAATCTGCACAAGAACTCCTTGACGCTCAAGCTCATGTTTGGAACAATTTCTTTACAATCCTCACCGAGCCAACATGACTCTTTATATCatggacggagagaatataaatattgttctCCATCCATCCCACTACAAGTGAATGGTAttcatttaaatgtttgtttcATCACaagttattaattttcaattttagcaaaaaaaaaaaaactacacatttattctttttatttctctattaattctctctttcttttctattttattctcactcatactttattctctatagTGGATATTGCACAACTGGAGCGACGAAGATTGTGTTGCCATACTAAAGAAATGCAAGGAAGCCACAGCTTCGAGCATCAACAATGAGAGGAAGGTGATTATTATGGACATGATTGTGGGTGAAGAtagagaagatgatgaagcTACTGAAACTAAGCTCCTTTTTGATGTTCGAGTTCTGGCTCTGGCTGCAGGGAAAGAAAGATCCATGAAAGAATGGGCCAACATCTTCTATGCTTCTGGCTTCACAAGAtataatattactcccttAGGATTGAGGTCTGTGATTGAGGTTTATCCTTAATTGTGTTCTGTTTATTGTCTTGTTTAAAATAAGATCATCTCTACTTGAAACATGTCATAAATTGTTGTGTTTGTCTATATCAAATGTATTTCTGTTTTCTAGTCAATGTGTGTCTATGTGTCACTTAATaatgtgtattttacttttataattgatattaAGATCGATTAATGTTTGTAGATATGTGTGCTTGTGTGTTTTAAATTGACTAACTATTtgtttagtactccctccgtccggcATTAGAAATTCCGACTGatcattttcatccgtccggcattaggagtcccggttagatatttctataaaaagtgaaataaaaatattataaaataacacacTAAAAAGCACAAGTAAAAACACAtccaaagaataaagcaaataataatgcaaaatgagtctcacattCAATTATCACACTCCAATTATTACACAttcaaacatttcttaaaatccgcacccaactcaaccgggtggaatactattttttgtctcatttattttgaGGCGTTTATTTTGGGGTATATAAagattaagataaaataaacaaaaaaaaaagaaaaaaaaaaaagagtaggGGTTGGCCTGAAATTCGATGAGCCGACCCGATTGACATATCTAGTAAGAACATACAATTTCCAAGATTCTCatgattaatataaatagaaattcatcaatttccaAGGCTTCCTAGTTTTCCTCccatttatataatatacgCATTTTCATAATACATGATACATCTCGACTCTATGTCACCTTTCGTTAATTGGATATGTCCTCggcctttttaattttttatcccAATATATTGAAAGAGCATTTTCTACCATGAAATTTGTGAAGACTGATTTGTAAAATAGGATGAGAAATGATTAATTGAATGACAATTTAGTATAGTATACAATGAAAGACTCATTTTCTTCACTATTTT
The genomic region above belongs to Salvia hispanica cultivar TCC Black 2014 chromosome 3, UniMelb_Shisp_WGS_1.0, whole genome shotgun sequence and contains:
- the LOC125212223 gene encoding 8-hydroxyquercetin 8-O-methyltransferase-like translates to MAFPKGVESAQELLDVQAHIWNQTFNYINSMSLKCAIQLGIPDAIHKHGKPMTLSQLLNALSINKAKSNGLFRLIRILVHSKFFEKVKILSDNKQEEEDAYCLTRASRLLVRDDPLSLAAYPVALIDAFFVDAFHHMSEWFVDDQPSPFHTKNGKSVWEYAEIDQGYNQMINKAMEADARLVSSILVQEYKQVFEGLETMVDVAGGTGMVARGVAATFPGLKCVVFDLPHVVAGMEGSEKLSFVGGDMFHSIPHADAVFLKWILHDWTDEECVTILKNCKEAIAPSLNNGKKVIIVDMVVGEDREDNEATETKLLFDVQMMALVTGKERTMKEWANIFYASGFTKYNITPFGLRSVIEVYP